Genomic DNA from Candidatus Cloacimonadaceae bacterium:
AAAATCACGAAAGTGCTGTCCGGAAGATATGGTCTTAAATCCGAACAAACCGTTCTGAATCTTGCTCTTTCGCTCTGGTTAACAGAATTGATCGATAAAGGCAAACCAATCATGCATGAGCAATCGCTGATTGCCAATCTAAACATCTCCCAAATCTGTCAAGAAAATGTGAAATGGAAGCACTTAGACCACTTATTCTCCAAGTGCTCTGGTAAAGCAGCGTAGAATGGTGATGGTTTTTGAACAGTCTCGGGTGCATCCCCACCTCGCCCCAGAAACATTCTATTGACAGTTATGGCGTGGATAAATAAGCTGCTCATTTGAGTTGTTTCGCACAAATAAACCATGCAAGGATATTGAAATGGAGAAAAAAGAGTTCGACATCTTTGAGCTGATCAGGATACTCCTGCAAAACCGCGTGTTCATCATCGTCTTCGTGGCGTTGTCTGGAATCGCAGCGGTGATTTATAGTCTGCTCACCCCCAAGATCTGGGAATCGCGTGCCAGTTTCTACGTCGTTGGACAGGAAAGTACGGCACTGCCGATAAATATCCCCGGGTTGGGGGGTCTGGCATCGCAGTTTCTGGATTCGGATAACACTCAGAATTCCATCAATGCTGTTTCGGCTTTGAAATCGCGCCGTTTTTCCGAAGATGTGATCCGCCATTTTGATCTGATCAAATACTTCAAAATCTCGGACAAAGATCCGCTGGTGGAGATGGATATTGCCCTCAAAAAGCTGAAAATAAACACCGCCGGTTTCAAGCTGAGCAAGGAAACCGGTTTGGTGGGTATCAGCGTGCAGACCAAGGACAAAAAACTCAGCAAAGACATGGTGGACTATTATATCCTCAAGCTTGATGAATATAACCGCGGACAAAAGCTCACCCGTGGCAAGATGAACCGCGAATTCCTCGAAGAAAGAGTTTTCGCGACCCGCGCGACGGTGGATTCGCTCATCCTGGCAGTCAAGGATTTCCAGCAGACCAACCGCGCCGTGGATATCCAAAGCCAGACGAGCGCGTTGATCAGTTCATACTCCGATGTGATCGCAGCCAAGATGAAGGTGGATATCGAGCATGAACTTGCGCTGCAAAACTATGCGGAGACTTCGCCTCTGGTGGTGGAATTGAAAAGCCGCAGCCAGGCTTTGGCGAAACAGATACGCGAGTTGGAAACATCCAGCACCAAGCTCAAACCCCAATACCTGATCAATATCTCCAGCCTGCCGGATCTCGGTTCCCAATTTGCCCAGCTCAAAATGAATCTGGAGATCCAGTCCAAGGTATTCGAATTTCTCTATCCCCAATTTGAAGCCGCCCGTCTGGAAGAACTGCGCGATATGCCTTCCATCGATATCCTGGACAGCGCGCGCGAATCCGGTTTGCGCCTGAGACCCAAACGTGCCATGATCTGCATCATTGCCGCGGCTTTGGCATTTGTCCTCGCTGTGGTTATCGTGCTCGTTAAAACCGTTATTCAGAATAACAAAGACCGCATCACGGAGATCAGAAACTCCCTTTGAGCGAAGCCGCAAGATGACGCTGAATCGCATCTCAAACTACGTGCTCTATGGACTTTTGGCATCGCTGAGCCTGCTCTTGGCGATCCCAATGCAGATGGTGGAATTCACCCAGATTGGCATTGTCCTATTCATTCTCGTGGCTTGGTTGGTGGTCAGCCTCGTTTATGGTCTTTCTCTGCGCAATAGCTTGTTGTTCAGCGCTTTATTCTTCATCAAGCCGATTCCCATGAGCTTCTATGGCGTGCTGATCATCAGTTCCTTCAGCCTGCTGGGGGAATATCTGCAAAGCGGAAAAAGGACGCTCAATATTCCTTATCCATTTGCAATGCTGATCCTCGGGTGCACAAGCCTTTATGGGCTGATGCGCGCGAGGGACATAGGGGATGCTTCCATCTACTTTCTCGCCACGGCGGTCGCGCCTTTTCTGCTGTTGGTGATTTTTGCCAATAGCCGCCTGAAAGAAAGCGACTTTGTGGAATGGATCAAAGCCGTGGTGCTGGTTTCGGCGTTTCTGGGTATCATCGGTGTGGCGATGGGGATACTCAATCCGCAAGAACGCTATGGCTCGCTATGGATCACAGCGATGACGATCAACGGTTTCTACACGCTATCCTTCTTCTTCGCCATCGCGCTTTCCACCATCGAACCGAGCGTCAAGCTGAAGTATCTGTGGCATCTATGCGCGCTCCTGATCTTTCTCGGAATGCTCTATACCTATACCCGCATCGCGCTGTTGGCGGTGTTTTTTGGTTTTTTCCTGCTGATGCTGAGGCTTGGGCGCTTTCGCTATATCGGTTTTGGGATGTTGTTTGTCATCCCCTTGATCATTCCCGCCTCGATGATGAGCCGCATCCAGATGGGCTTTGATTTTGATATTTCCATCTTCATCCGCTTTCTGGCGTGGTATCATGCCATAGATCAGATAGTGCTGCATCCCTTCTTTGGCATCGGCATCGGGGTGTGGAAAGAATGGTTCATGGGCGTGGTTCCTTTCGATTTTCTCTATGCCGAACACCCGCATAACCTATATCTGAAGATTCTGCTTGAGATCGGTTTATTCGGCTTTCTCGCATATTTTTACATCATCGGCGCAACGCTGCGGAGGCACTATCGAAACTGCGTCAAAAAGAGCGGCAGCATCTTTGATTATATCATCATGACCGGCGTGTTGGCGCTGCTTTTTTCCTGCATGACGGACATCTTCATCCAACAATATTCCATCAGCCTGGTCTTTTGGACCACGCTCGGTTTTCTCTATCTGCGCAGCCGCGTCAATCAAGCCAACCCAATTGAGGATAAATGAAAGAATTTCAAAGACTTGTGGATATAGTAGCGCAATTGCGCGATCCCATTGGCGGATGCCCCTGGGATATCAAACAGACGTCCCAAAGCCTGGTGCCAAACTTCATCGAAGAACTCTTTGAAGCGGTGGAGGCGATCGAGGACAACGATGACCAAGCCCTCGCGGAGGAGCTTGGAGATTTGATGCTGCACATCGTCTTTCAGGCACAGATCGCCATCGAGGAAGGCAGATTCAGCCTGTCCGATGTGCTGATGAAAATCGCGGACAAGCTGATGCGTCGTCATCCACACGTGTTCGGAAACCTGAAATTGACCGACGCGGACGCCGTCAAACAGAACTGGGAGCGCCTCAAGAAAGCTGAGAAAAAAGAACGCGTATCAGTGCTGGAAGGGATTCCCCGCGCCCTGCCGGCTTTGATCTATGCTCAACGGACACAAGAGAAAGCGGCTTCCGTGGGCTTCGATTGGCAGGACATCAAACCGATCCTCGTCAAACTGGACGAAGAACAGATGGAACTCCACGAAGCGCTTGGCAATGACGACGCAGCACAGATCAGGGAGGAACTGGGAGATTTGCTTTTCACCCTCGTCAATCTTGCCCGCAAGCTGCATATCGATGCCGAAAGCGCACTCAAGGAAACCACGCGCAAATTCCAGCGCCGGTTCAACTATATCGAAGATCATTACAGACAAAACGGAGCAGATATTCATGAAGCAAGCCTCGAAGAACTCGACGCCATCTGGGACATCGCGAAAAAACACTAACCGATTTCAGACGCTGCGCCTCTATCTGATCTTCGGCAGCCTGGTCATCTTTGGCTTTTTCGCGGTCTATACCCAGATTCTGATCCAAAACGCCAAGCGCGAGCAGGAATTTGTGCCCCGCATTTTTGCCAAATACATCGCCTATACGGATAGCTACCTACGCCAGGCGGAGCAATATTCCAAGCTGCTCGGCGAGATCAGTTCAAACTATATCCAGTTTGCCACAAACCGCAATTTCCAACAGGCGCTGTGGGATTATGTTAGCACGGAATTTATGCTGAAGAACCCGATTCCGGTGATCATCACGGACGAGTTTCGC
This window encodes:
- a CDS encoding Wzz/FepE/Etk N-terminal domain-containing protein, giving the protein MEKKEFDIFELIRILLQNRVFIIVFVALSGIAAVIYSLLTPKIWESRASFYVVGQESTALPINIPGLGGLASQFLDSDNTQNSINAVSALKSRRFSEDVIRHFDLIKYFKISDKDPLVEMDIALKKLKINTAGFKLSKETGLVGISVQTKDKKLSKDMVDYYILKLDEYNRGQKLTRGKMNREFLEERVFATRATVDSLILAVKDFQQTNRAVDIQSQTSALISSYSDVIAAKMKVDIEHELALQNYAETSPLVVELKSRSQALAKQIRELETSSTKLKPQYLINISSLPDLGSQFAQLKMNLEIQSKVFEFLYPQFEAARLEELRDMPSIDILDSARESGLRLRPKRAMICIIAAALAFVLAVVIVLVKTVIQNNKDRITEIRNSL
- a CDS encoding O-antigen ligase family protein, which encodes MTLNRISNYVLYGLLASLSLLLAIPMQMVEFTQIGIVLFILVAWLVVSLVYGLSLRNSLLFSALFFIKPIPMSFYGVLIISSFSLLGEYLQSGKRTLNIPYPFAMLILGCTSLYGLMRARDIGDASIYFLATAVAPFLLLVIFANSRLKESDFVEWIKAVVLVSAFLGIIGVAMGILNPQERYGSLWITAMTINGFYTLSFFFAIALSTIEPSVKLKYLWHLCALLIFLGMLYTYTRIALLAVFFGFFLLMLRLGRFRYIGFGMLFVIPLIIPASMMSRIQMGFDFDISIFIRFLAWYHAIDQIVLHPFFGIGIGVWKEWFMGVVPFDFLYAEHPHNLYLKILLEIGLFGFLAYFYIIGATLRRHYRNCVKKSGSIFDYIIMTGVLALLFSCMTDIFIQQYSISLVFWTTLGFLYLRSRVNQANPIEDK
- the mazG gene encoding nucleoside triphosphate pyrophosphohydrolase, producing the protein MKEFQRLVDIVAQLRDPIGGCPWDIKQTSQSLVPNFIEELFEAVEAIEDNDDQALAEELGDLMLHIVFQAQIAIEEGRFSLSDVLMKIADKLMRRHPHVFGNLKLTDADAVKQNWERLKKAEKKERVSVLEGIPRALPALIYAQRTQEKAASVGFDWQDIKPILVKLDEEQMELHEALGNDDAAQIREELGDLLFTLVNLARKLHIDAESALKETTRKFQRRFNYIEDHYRQNGADIHEASLEELDAIWDIAKKH